Part of the Solwaraspora sp. WMMA2065 genome is shown below.
GCTGGACCGGGGCCTGCTGAAGGTGGGCCCGCAGAGTGCCGGTGCCGACCCGGGGCCGGTCTGCTACGGCCGGGGCGGGCAGCGGCCGACCGTCACCGACGCCTCGGTGGTGCTCGGCTACGTCGACCCGGACCGGTTCCTGGCCGGCACGATGGGGTTGCAGGCCAAGGCGGCGCAGGCGGCGCTCGACGAGCAGATCGCCACCCCGCTGGGGCTGAGCCCGACCGCCGCTGCGGCCGGCGTCTACGACGTGCTGCTGGCCCGCACCGTCGGCGCGGTCCGGCAGATCACCGTGGAACGCGGCCACGACCCCCGGGTCTTCTCGCTGCTCGCCTTCGGCGGTGCCGGCCCGTTGCTGGCCCCGCTGCTGGCCCGCGAGATGGGCATCCGGGAGGTGGTGGTGCCGTTCGCCCCGTCCGGCTTCTCCGCCTGGGGGATGCTGTCGGCCGACATCGTCGACGACTTCTCCCGGACGGTGCTGGCCACCCTGGACGCCGACGCGCCGGAGGGCAGCGTCGACCTGGCCGCGCTGGAGGCGATGTTCGTCGAGGTCGAGGCCGAGGCGGTCGGCTCCCTGGTGGAGCAGGGCGTCGACGCCGGCTCGGCGGTGCTGGAACGCCAGTTGGAGCTGCGCTACCTCGGTCAGGAACACACCCTGATCGTCACCGTCGGCGCCGAGCTGGACCGCGACGCGATCCGGGATGCGTTCGAGCAGCTGCATCGCACCCGGTACGGCCACGCGATGAGCAACCGGCTGCAGATCCTCAACCTGCGGGTGCGCGGTATCGGCCGGACCACCCGCCCGGAGCTGGTCCGCCCGCCGGCCGGCGACGGCGACCCGACGCGGGCGCTGCTCGGCCGCCGCGACGCCTTCGACTTCGGCACCCGCGAGGTGGCGTCGTTCGCCGTCTACGACCGGGCGAAGCTGGCGCCGGGGGACCGGTTCGCCGGGCCGGCCCTGGTCGACGAGGGCACCTCCACCACGGTGGTGCCCAGCGGGCAGCGCGTCGAGGTCGACCCGCACGGCTACCTGCTGGTGACCCTGGAGGAGGCGAAGTGAGCACGCTGGACGGAGCCACCGCCGAGGTGGTGCGCAGCTACCTGATCTCCGCCGCCGAGGAGATGCGGGCCACGTTGATCCGCACCTCGTTCAACCCGGTGATCTACGAGGTGCACGACTTCGGCATGTCGATGTACGACGGCGACCTGCGGCTGATCGCCGAGGCGACCGGGTTGACGTTTTTCCTCGGCGCCAACGACTTCTCCCTCGCCAAGGGGGTCGAGTACGTCGGCCGGGAGAACCTGCACCGTGGCGACATCGTGCTGCTGAACTACCCGTACTGGAACGCGGCGCATGCCTCGGACGCCACCCTGTTCGCCCCGGTGTTCATGCCGGACCCGGCCGACGCCGATCCGGACGCCGACGGCGACCTGGTCGGGTTCCTGTGCGTGCGGGCGCACTGGATGGACCTGGGTGCCAAGGACCCGGGTTATGTGCTCGACTCCACCGACATACACCAGGAAGGGCTGATCTTCCCCGGCACGAAGGTGGTGTCCCGGGGCGAGCCGGTGCACGAGATCCACGAGCTGATCCGCTTCAACTCGCGGATGCCGGCCGAGGTGCTCGGCGACCTGCACGCGCAGATCGCCGCGCTGCGCACCGGCGAGCGGCGGTTGCTGGAGATCCTGGCGAAGTTCGGCCGGCCCACGGTGGCCGCCGCCGTCGATGCGATCATCGCCGACGGCGAGGCCCGCAGCCGGGCCGCCCTGGCCGCCCTGCCGCAGGGCTCGTGGACCGCCACCGACTGGGTCGACGACGACGGCATCACCGAGGAACCGGTGAAGATGCAGGTCACCGTCACCATCGCCGACGGCACCTTCACCGTCGACTTCGCCGGCTCGTCACCGGCGGTGCCCGGCCCGATCAACATGCCGTACGGGGCCACCGAGGCGATCTGCAAGGTCATCCTGAAGTCGTTGACCTCACCGGACCAGCCGTCGAACGCCGGCACCATCGCGCCGCTGCGGGTCAGGGCCGAGCCGGGCAGCCTGTTCCACGCCGTCTACCCGCAGCCGACGTTCACCCTGTGGACCGGCATCGTCGCCGTCGAGCTGATCCTCAAGGCACTCGCCCAGGGCATGCCGGACCGGTTGCCGGCCTCGTCCGGCGGGGACGTGCCCGGGTTCATGATGGTCGGTATCCACCCGGACACCGGCCAGCTCTTCGCGGTCAGCAACAACGACCCGGTCGGCTGGGGCGGCACCCGGGAGCACGACGGGATGAACGCCGCCACCCACGTCTCCGGCAGCACCGGGCGGATGACCCCGATCGAGGTCCTCGAGGCCCGGACCGGGATGTTCTTCGAACGGTTCGAGATGCGCACCGACTCCGGCGGCGCCGGCCGGCACCGGGGCGGCGTGGGGCTGCGGCGCGACATCCGGTTCGTCACCCCGGGTGAGTTCCTGTCGGTGATCAAGAAGACGAAGTCGGCGCCGTGGGCGCTCGACGGTGGCGCGCGGCCCGACCCGAACCAGGTGATCGTGCACCCGGGCACCGACCGGGAACGGCGGGTCAGCACGAAACGGACACCGGTGGTGCCCGGTGACCGGGTCACCCTGCTCACCGCCGGTGGCGGCGGGCACGGCGACCCGCGCGACCGTGACCCGGACGCGGTCCGCGAAGACGTCGCCGAAGGCTACGTGTCGCCGGCCGCCGCCCGCGAGGTGTACGGGGTCGAGGTCGATGACTGATACTTCCAGGGTGGACGGTGCGGCGACCGAGGTGGTGCGGAGCTACCTGGTGGCCGCCGCCGAGGAGATGCGCTCCGCGCTGGTACGCACCGCGTTCAACCCGGTCATCTACGAGGTGTACGACTTCGGCATCTCCATCTACGACGCCGGGCTGCGGCTGGTCGCCGAGTCGACCGGGCTGAGTCGGTTCCTCGGCGCCAACGACTACTCGATCCGCAAGGGCGTCGAGTACGTCGGCCGGGAGAACCTGCACCCCGGCGACGTCGTGCTGCTCAACTACCCGTACTGGAACGCGGCGCACGCCTACGACGCCACCCTGTTCGCCCCGGTCTTCCTGCCGGAGCCGGCCGGTGCCGGCGGTGGCGGGCCGGCCGGGGACGGCCCGCTGATCGGGTTCCTGTGCGTGCGGGCGCACTGGATGGACCTCGGTGCCAAGGACCCGGGCTACGTGCTCGACTCCACCGACATGCATCAGGAAGGCGTCATCTTCCCCGGCACCAAGGTGTTCCGCCGGGGCGAGCCGGTGCCCGAGATCATCGAGCTGATCCGCTTCAACTCGCGGATGCCCGAACTGGTCATCGGCGACCTGCACGCCCAGGTCGCGGCGCTGCGCACCGGTGAGCGCCGGCTGATCGAGCTGGTCGAACGGTTCGGCCCGGCCACCGTCACCACGGTCGTCGACACCGCGATCGCCGCCGCCGAAGCGTCCACCGCCGACGCGCTCGCCGCGTTGCCGCAGGGTTCCTGGACCGCCGTGGACTGGCTCGACGACGACGGCATCACCGACGAGCCGATCAAGATGCAGGTCACCGTCACCATCGCCGACGGCACCTGCACCGTCGATTTCACCGGGTCGTCACCGGCCGTCGCCGGACCGGTGAACCTGCCGTACGGGTCGACCATCGCCACCGCCCGGGTCGCGTTCAAGGCGCTCACCACACCGACCGAGCAGACCAACGCCGGGCACTTCACCGCGCTGCGGGTGGTCGCCGAACCGGGCAGCCTGTTCCACGCCGTCTACCCGGCCGCCACGTTCACCCAGTGGACCGGCACGGTGGCGATGGAGCTGATCTACCGGGCGCTGGCCCAGGGCATGCCGGACCGGCTGGCCGCGTCGTCCGGTGGCGACGTGCCCGGGTTCATGATGGTCGGCACCCACCCGGACACCGGGCAGCTGTACGCGGTCAGCAACAACGACCCGGTCGGCTGGGGTGCCTCGCCCGACCACGACGGCATCGGCCCGGCCAACCACCTGTGCCAGACCCAGGCCCGCAACACCCCGGTCGAGGTGCTCGAAGCCCGGACCGGGATGTTCTTCGAACGGCTGGAGATCCGCACCGACTCCGGCGGCGCCGGCCGGCACCGGGGCGGACCCGGGCTGCGCCGCGACATCCGGTTCACCACCGCCGGCGAGTTCCTGTCCGTGGTGAAGAAGACCAGGTCGGCGCCGTGGGCGCTGGACGGTGGTGGGCAGCCGGACCCGATCCAGGTGGTCGTCCACCCCGGCAGCGACCGGGAACGACGGGTCAGCACGAAACGCACGCCGGTCGCCCCCGGTGACCGGGTCACCCTGCTCACCGCCGGTGGCGGCGGGCACGGCGACCCGCGCGACCGCGACCCCGAGGCGGTTCGCGCCGACGTCGCCGAAGGCTACGTGTCACCGGCGGCCGCCCGCGACGTCTACGGCGTCCCCGCACCCGCACCCCGCAGAAAGGCCCGCGATGACCAACCCCGCTGACCGGACGCCGACATGAGCGCCGCCACCCACCCCGGACCGGTCGACACCGTCCTGACCAACTGCACCGTCGTGGACGCCCGCGTCCTCGACGGCGTCGGTCCGGTCACCGACGCCGCCGTCTGGGTGCGCGGCGACCGGATCGCCGCCGTCGGACGGGCCGCCGAGGTGACCGCCACCGCCCGCGCCGAGGCCGACGTCACCGAGATCGACCTCGGCGGCGCGTATCTGACACCCGGGCTGACCAACATGCACACCCACCTGTCGCTGTCCCTGCCCGGTGCCGGCGGGCAGAGCGTCAAGGACCTGACCCCGCACGAACTGGCCCTCTACATGGCCGACGGGGCCCGGCGCACCCTGCTCTGCGGGGTGACCACGGTGCGCTGCGTGGCAGAAAAGGACCACGCCGACTTCGCGCTGCGCCGGGCGATCACCTCCGGCCGGGTCACCGGGCCACGGATCTTCACCGCCGGCCGGGCGCTGGTCTGCACCGGCGGACACGGCCACGAGAGCACCGACACCCTGGAATGCGACGGGGCCGACGGGTTCCGGCGCGGCGTACGCAGCCAGATCAGGGCCGGTGCCGACCTGATCAAGGTGATGATCTCCGGCGGGATCGCCGGCGAACACGAGTCGATCCACACCCGGCAGCTGTTCCCCGACGAGATGGCCGCCGTCATCGACACCGCGCACGCCTGGGGGCGCAAGGTCACCGCGCACGCCGGCCCGGCACCGGTCATCGGCGAGGCCGTCGAGCTGGGGCTGGACTGCGTCGAACACGGCTACCAGCTCACCGAGGAGGTGGCGGCGCGGATGGCGCAGCGGGGAACCGCGCTGGTGCCGACCCTGCTGGTCACCCGGTGCAAGGAGTTCTTCGACGAACTCGGCGTACCGCAGTGGATGCAGTGCCGTTCGCTCGGTGCCGGACCCCGGCACTTGGAGAGCTACGCGATGGCCCTGGCCGCCGGGGTGGAGGTGCTGCTCGGCAGCGACATGCCGCCGTTCTGGCAATTCGAGGGCACCAACGCCTCGGTGCGGGAGCTGGAGTACCTGTCGGAGAGCGGCATCGGCCCGGCTCGCGCCCTGTACGCGGGCACCCTCGGCCCGGTCCGCTGGCTCGGCGCCGAGGCCGACCTCGGCACCGTCGAGACCGGCAAGTACGCCGACCTGGTGGCGCTGGACGCCGACCCGACCGCCGACACGTCGGCGTTCCGGGGGGTGCGCTGGGTGATGTCCGGCGGCCGGGTGGTCCGCGACGACCGCGCCGGCTGGACCGCCTGGTGAACGACGTGAGGAGCAGAATGTCCGAGCAGGAGACCGCCGAGATCGCGGCGGCGATCGGCGACATGTACGACGCGTTCCTCGCCGGCGACCGGGTCCGCTTCGACCGGCACCTGCACGCCGACGTGACCACCTGGGAGACCCACCTGCCCGGCCCGCTGCGCACCCGCGACCAGCTGGACGCCTACCGGGAGCGACGCGACGCAGCCGGGGCCCGGCCGGTGCTGGACCGGCTGGCCCCCGAGGACCTGCGGATCGACGTGTGGGGCGACGCCGCGGTGGCCCGCTACGTGCTGGTCGCGGTGCCGGCCGGCGGCGGGCCGGCCGAACACAGCCGGGTCACCGACGTCCTGCGCCGCACCGGCGACGGCTGGCGGATCGTGCACCACCACTCCGAACTGGTCCGCCACCCGGCGGGACCGGCCCGCGAACCCGCCCTCGAACCGGCCGGCGGCCCGGCATGAGACGGCTGATCGCCACCGGGTACGGCGAACCCGACCAGGTGCTCACCGTCGCCGACCTGCCCGACGACCCACCACCCGGCCCCGGCCAGGTCCGGATCGCCGTCGCCATGGTCGGGCTGAACTTCCTCGACGTGATGCTCTGCCGGGGCGAGTACCCGGTCCGCCCGGCGCCGCCGTTCACCCCCGGCGTGGAACTGGCCGGCCGGGTCGTGGCCACCGGCGCCGGCGTCGAAGCGCTCGCCGACACCGACGTGGTGGCCTGCCCGGCGCTGCCGCACGGCGCGCTCGGCGAGACCGTCACCATCGACGCGGCGCTCGCCGTACCGCGTCCGGCGGGCATCGACCCGGTCGTCGCCGCCGCCGTCCCGGTCACCTACCAGACCGCCTGGTTCGCGCTGGACCGCGCCGCGGTCCGGCCCGGTGAGACGGTGCTGGTGCACGCTGGGGCCGGCGGCGTCGGCATCGCCGCCACGCAGCTGGCCGCCGCCCGGGGTGCCCGGGTGATCTGCACCGCCGGCGGGCCGGCGAAGACCGCGCTGTGCCGCGACAACGGCGCCGACGTCGCCGTCGACTACCTGGCCGGCGACTTCGTCGAGGCGGTCCGCGACGCCACCGGCGGCGCCGGCGCGGACGTGATCGTCGACCCGGTCGGCGGGGACGTGTTCACCCGGTCACTGGACTGCCTGGCGTTCGAGGGCCGGCTCGTCGCGGTCGGCGCGGCCGGCGGCAACCCGCCACCGGTGGACCCGATGCGGCTGATCGCCGGCAACCACACCCTGGTCGGGCTCTCCTGGGGCTCGACGTACCCGTGGACCCGGCCGGACGCGGTCGCCCAGGCGTACCAGCGGATCTTCGAACTGATCGCGGCCGGCACGGTCCGGCCCCCGGTGAACCGGGTCGTCGACCTGGCCGGCACCCCGGCCGCGCTCGCCGACCTGGCCGACCGGCGCACCACCGGAAAGATCATCGTCCGGATCGACCCGAGGGAGCAACCATGAGTGATCAGACTGCCGGCACCGACGGCGGCGACATCACCGCCGGCGGTGACATGGAGGTCTACGACCTGCGGGTCAGCGTGGACCGGATCACCGGCCGGTCGGTCTGCGGGATGGCCGTCGGCGACCACTTCGACCTGACCGACAGCGCCCACCTGAAGATCCCGGAAGGGAAACACTTCTGCGTGTACGCGCTCGCGTCGGTGCTGCCGTTCCTGGCCGCCAAGCAGCGCGACATGCCGCCGGGGGACTGGCTGGAACGCGACACCCTGTTCGCCTGCCCGGACCCGGAGGAGGGCCTGGTCATGCGGGTCGAACGGACCTGCAAGCGGCGAATGAACTCGGCCGACCTGACCTGAATCATCGGAGGTTCGCGTGGCTGTGGAAATCGGACTCGGCCTGCAGAGCGACAAACGCGCCGGCGACTACGCCCGGCTGGCCCGCGCCGCCGAGGCGTACGGCTTCGACGTGCTGAGCGTCTTCGGTGACCTGATGTACCAGCCGCCGATCTTCCCGCTGCTGGAGATGGCCGCCGCCACCGGACGGGTCCGGCTCGGCACCGCCTGCCTCAACCCGTACTCGATGGCGCCGTACGAGATCGCCGGCCAGCTCGCCGCCCTCGACCTGGCCTCGCACGGGCGGGCCTACCTGGGGCTGGCCCGCGGCACCTGGCTGGGCGCGGTCGGCATCGAGCAGCCGCGTCCGTTGACCGTGCTCGCCGAGGCCGCCGAGGTGATCCGTCGGTTGCTGCGCGGCGACACCGCCGGTTTCGACGGCAGGGTGTTCCGGCTGGCCCCGGAGACCGCCCTGCGGTACGCCGTACAGCGTCCGGACCCGCCGCTGCTGCTCGGCGCCTGGGGGCCACGCGGTGCCGCGCTCGCCGGCCGGATCGCCGACGAGATCAAAGTCGGCGGCAGCGCCAACCCGGACATGGTCCCGGTGATCCGCGACCGGCTGCGTCCCGGCGCCGACGCCGCCGGCCGGTCCGTCGACGACGTCGGCATCGTGTTCGGCGCGGTGACCGTGGTGGACACCGACGGCGCGGCGGCGCGGGCGAAGGCCCGCACCGAGGTGGCGATGTACCTGGCGGTGGTCGCCGACCTGGACCCGACCGTCACCGTGCCGGACGACCTGCTGGCGCAGGTCAAGTCGCTGGTGGCAGCCGGCCGCGACGTCGACGCCGGCCGGCTGGTGCCCGACGACCTGCTGGACCGGTTCGCCTTCTCCGGCACCCCCGGGCAGGTCGCCGCCCAGGCGCAGGCGCTGATCGACGCCGGGGTGCGTCGGGTCGAGTTCGGCACCCCGCACGGGCTCACCGACGACCGTGGCGTCGAGCTGCTCGGCAACGCGGTGCTGCCGCTGCTACGTAGGGAGGCTTCCCGATGACAGTCGACGGTGTACTCGTCGTCGCCGGCCCAGTGCTGACCGTCGACCCGGAACTGCTGCGGGGCCTGGTCGTCGCCGAGGCGGCCGGCCTCGGCGTGGTCGGTGACTTCGTGG
Proteins encoded:
- a CDS encoding hydantoinase/oxoprolinase family protein, translating into MPAPHIRLAVDIGGTFVDAMELDTRTNQVRFRKASTTPARPWEGVLDAVTALGTDLSEVELFIHGTTLGLNAVLERRGGATGIITNEGFRDVFLLGRGNVPADHMYDFQYERPESLVKRRYTAGVTGRLDYRGRVVTELDPDSVRAAARTLVEEHGVGSIAVCFLHSFVDPSHERAAAALIREAYPQVSVSVSTDIVREHREYERTSTTVLEAYIRPIFERYVDELESGLAARGFAGRFLIMRSGGGSMTSTTAKTSPTHTVLSGPAGGIVGAAYLAGALGRDNLLTFDIGGTSLDACVIEAGSPVAAYEAQLEHFPLLIPTYDIRTIGAGGGSIAWLDRGLLKVGPQSAGADPGPVCYGRGGQRPTVTDASVVLGYVDPDRFLAGTMGLQAKAAQAALDEQIATPLGLSPTAAAAGVYDVLLARTVGAVRQITVERGHDPRVFSLLAFGGAGPLLAPLLAREMGIREVVVPFAPSGFSAWGMLSADIVDDFSRTVLATLDADAPEGSVDLAALEAMFVEVEAEAVGSLVEQGVDAGSAVLERQLELRYLGQEHTLIVTVGAELDRDAIRDAFEQLHRTRYGHAMSNRLQILNLRVRGIGRTTRPELVRPPAGDGDPTRALLGRRDAFDFGTREVASFAVYDRAKLAPGDRFAGPALVDEGTSTTVVPSGQRVEVDPHGYLLVTLEEAK
- a CDS encoding hydantoinase B/oxoprolinase family protein — protein: MSTLDGATAEVVRSYLISAAEEMRATLIRTSFNPVIYEVHDFGMSMYDGDLRLIAEATGLTFFLGANDFSLAKGVEYVGRENLHRGDIVLLNYPYWNAAHASDATLFAPVFMPDPADADPDADGDLVGFLCVRAHWMDLGAKDPGYVLDSTDIHQEGLIFPGTKVVSRGEPVHEIHELIRFNSRMPAEVLGDLHAQIAALRTGERRLLEILAKFGRPTVAAAVDAIIADGEARSRAALAALPQGSWTATDWVDDDGITEEPVKMQVTVTIADGTFTVDFAGSSPAVPGPINMPYGATEAICKVILKSLTSPDQPSNAGTIAPLRVRAEPGSLFHAVYPQPTFTLWTGIVAVELILKALAQGMPDRLPASSGGDVPGFMMVGIHPDTGQLFAVSNNDPVGWGGTREHDGMNAATHVSGSTGRMTPIEVLEARTGMFFERFEMRTDSGGAGRHRGGVGLRRDIRFVTPGEFLSVIKKTKSAPWALDGGARPDPNQVIVHPGTDRERRVSTKRTPVVPGDRVTLLTAGGGGHGDPRDRDPDAVREDVAEGYVSPAAAREVYGVEVDD
- a CDS encoding hydantoinase B/oxoprolinase family protein, with the translated sequence MTDTSRVDGAATEVVRSYLVAAAEEMRSALVRTAFNPVIYEVYDFGISIYDAGLRLVAESTGLSRFLGANDYSIRKGVEYVGRENLHPGDVVLLNYPYWNAAHAYDATLFAPVFLPEPAGAGGGGPAGDGPLIGFLCVRAHWMDLGAKDPGYVLDSTDMHQEGVIFPGTKVFRRGEPVPEIIELIRFNSRMPELVIGDLHAQVAALRTGERRLIELVERFGPATVTTVVDTAIAAAEASTADALAALPQGSWTAVDWLDDDGITDEPIKMQVTVTIADGTCTVDFTGSSPAVAGPVNLPYGSTIATARVAFKALTTPTEQTNAGHFTALRVVAEPGSLFHAVYPAATFTQWTGTVAMELIYRALAQGMPDRLAASSGGDVPGFMMVGTHPDTGQLYAVSNNDPVGWGASPDHDGIGPANHLCQTQARNTPVEVLEARTGMFFERLEIRTDSGGAGRHRGGPGLRRDIRFTTAGEFLSVVKKTRSAPWALDGGGQPDPIQVVVHPGSDRERRVSTKRTPVAPGDRVTLLTAGGGGHGDPRDRDPEAVRADVAEGYVSPAAARDVYGVPAPAPRRKARDDQPR
- a CDS encoding amidohydrolase family protein; translation: MSAATHPGPVDTVLTNCTVVDARVLDGVGPVTDAAVWVRGDRIAAVGRAAEVTATARAEADVTEIDLGGAYLTPGLTNMHTHLSLSLPGAGGQSVKDLTPHELALYMADGARRTLLCGVTTVRCVAEKDHADFALRRAITSGRVTGPRIFTAGRALVCTGGHGHESTDTLECDGADGFRRGVRSQIRAGADLIKVMISGGIAGEHESIHTRQLFPDEMAAVIDTAHAWGRKVTAHAGPAPVIGEAVELGLDCVEHGYQLTEEVAARMAQRGTALVPTLLVTRCKEFFDELGVPQWMQCRSLGAGPRHLESYAMALAAGVEVLLGSDMPPFWQFEGTNASVRELEYLSESGIGPARALYAGTLGPVRWLGAEADLGTVETGKYADLVALDADPTADTSAFRGVRWVMSGGRVVRDDRAGWTAW
- a CDS encoding DUF4440 domain-containing protein, which gives rise to MSEQETAEIAAAIGDMYDAFLAGDRVRFDRHLHADVTTWETHLPGPLRTRDQLDAYRERRDAAGARPVLDRLAPEDLRIDVWGDAAVARYVLVAVPAGGGPAEHSRVTDVLRRTGDGWRIVHHHSELVRHPAGPAREPALEPAGGPA
- a CDS encoding NADPH:quinone oxidoreductase family protein; protein product: MRRLIATGYGEPDQVLTVADLPDDPPPGPGQVRIAVAMVGLNFLDVMLCRGEYPVRPAPPFTPGVELAGRVVATGAGVEALADTDVVACPALPHGALGETVTIDAALAVPRPAGIDPVVAAAVPVTYQTAWFALDRAAVRPGETVLVHAGAGGVGIAATQLAAARGARVICTAGGPAKTALCRDNGADVAVDYLAGDFVEAVRDATGGAGADVIVDPVGGDVFTRSLDCLAFEGRLVAVGAAGGNPPPVDPMRLIAGNHTLVGLSWGSTYPWTRPDAVAQAYQRIFELIAAGTVRPPVNRVVDLAGTPAALADLADRRTTGKIIVRIDPREQP
- a CDS encoding TIGR04076 family protein — encoded protein: MSDQTAGTDGGDITAGGDMEVYDLRVSVDRITGRSVCGMAVGDHFDLTDSAHLKIPEGKHFCVYALASVLPFLAAKQRDMPPGDWLERDTLFACPDPEEGLVMRVERTCKRRMNSADLT
- a CDS encoding LLM class flavin-dependent oxidoreductase, with the protein product MAVEIGLGLQSDKRAGDYARLARAAEAYGFDVLSVFGDLMYQPPIFPLLEMAAATGRVRLGTACLNPYSMAPYEIAGQLAALDLASHGRAYLGLARGTWLGAVGIEQPRPLTVLAEAAEVIRRLLRGDTAGFDGRVFRLAPETALRYAVQRPDPPLLLGAWGPRGAALAGRIADEIKVGGSANPDMVPVIRDRLRPGADAAGRSVDDVGIVFGAVTVVDTDGAAARAKARTEVAMYLAVVADLDPTVTVPDDLLAQVKSLVAAGRDVDAGRLVPDDLLDRFAFSGTPGQVAAQAQALIDAGVRRVEFGTPHGLTDDRGVELLGNAVLPLLRREASR